The nucleotide sequence AGCGGAGCAGCATGGCCCGCGCCTCGTCCTCCACCACCGCCACCGTCGGCTCCGGCCCGGCGAAGCGGCGTATCGCATCGAGCGAGTCCCAGAGCGTGAGCACCGTCACCTCCACCTCGTCGCCGGCGGGGCGCGTGAGCACCGTAGCGCCGCGCTGGCCCTCGAGGCGCTGGAGCGTCGCAAGTAGCGACTCGCGGAAGTACCGCACGTAGCGCTCGGCGCCCTCCGTCGTGGCGCGCGCCGACCACGCTCTCAGGATCAACAGGTGTCCCTCACGTCGTCAGAGGCTCACCCACCAGGCGCGGCCATCGGCCTTGATGAGGGCTCCGCGCTGGCGGGGCGCCACGAGCCGGCGGCATAGCTCGGGGAATCGCGGGGCGGCAGCGTGCGCCAGACGTCCAGGATGGGCGTGGCGATCTTCCACGCCGTCTCGACCATGTCGGCGCGGTAGAAGAGGTGTTGTCGCCGAACCTCGGAGTCGAAGGACGTGGCTTCGGTCATGGCCGGAGCCTCGGCCTAGCCGCCAGTCGGCAGCTCGACGTGGCCGCCGAACTTGTGGCGCATGGCGGACAGCACCTTCTCCGCGAAGGTGTGCTCCTGGCGCGAGCGGAAGCGGGTATAGAGCGAGGCGGAGAGCACGTCCGCGGGCACGCCTTCCTCTATCGCCGCCATGATGGTCCATCGCCCCTCGCCCGAGTCCTGCACGATGCCCGTGTAGTTCGACAGCGTGGGGTTCTCGAGCAGGGCCTGCGCGGTGAGGTCAAGCAGCCACGATGAGATGACTGAGCCCCGCCGCCACACTTCGGCGATCTCCCGGCAGTCGAGGTCGTAGCGGACGTCGGGATCGAGCTCCTTGGAATTCGCGTTGCGGAAGATGTCGAACCCTTCCGCATAGGCCTGCATGAGGCCGTACTCGATGCCGTTGTGCACCATCTTCACGAAGTGGCCCGCGCCCGACGGGCCGCAGTGGAGATACCCCTCCTCCGCGGTGCTGCCGTTGGCCTTCTCGCGGCCCGGTGTCCGCGGGATGGGTCCGCGTCCCGGCGCCAGCGTGCGGAAGATCGGCTCGAGGCGCCGCACCGCGTCGGCGTCGCCGCCGATCATGAGGCAGTAGCCGCGTTCGACCCCCCAGATGCCCCCGCTGGTGCCGACGTCCACGTAGTGCAGGCCCTGCACGCGCAGCGCTTTCGCGCGGCGCACGTCGTCCTTGTGCCGCGAGTTGCCGCCGTCGATGATCGTGTCGCCGGCCTCCATCCGGTGGGCGAGATCGTGCACCACCTGCTCGGTGGCTGCGCCCGCCGGCACCATCACCCACACCACTCGCGGCGGGGTGAGCTTGGCGACCAGGTCATCGAGATTGCTCGTTCCGGTCGCGCCGTCCTTGGCGGCGGCGGCCACCGCCGCCGGATCCGTGGCGAATGCCACCACCTGATGCCCGCCCCTCAGGAGCCGTCGCGCCATGTTGCCGCCCATCCGGCCGAGCCCCACCATGCCGATCTGCATGTCCGTCTCCTT is from Candidatus Methylomirabilota bacterium and encodes:
- the gnd gene encoding decarboxylating 6-phosphogluconate dehydrogenase, which translates into the protein MTCQAHCSRPQGGAVAAARTLGIKETDMQIGMVGLGRMGGNMARRLLRGGHQVVAFATDPAAVAAAAKDGATGTSNLDDLVAKLTPPRVVWVMVPAGAATEQVVHDLAHRMEAGDTIIDGGNSRHKDDVRRAKALRVQGLHYVDVGTSGGIWGVERGYCLMIGGDADAVRRLEPIFRTLAPGRGPIPRTPGREKANGSTAEEGYLHCGPSGAGHFVKMVHNGIEYGLMQAYAEGFDIFRNANSKELDPDVRYDLDCREIAEVWRRGSVISSWLLDLTAQALLENPTLSNYTGIVQDSGEGRWTIMAAIEEGVPADVLSASLYTRFRSRQEHTFAEKVLSAMRHKFGGHVELPTGG